The genomic window AGGGGGGAGAGTAAAGAAAAGAAATGGTCCTGCCCATAGGGAGTAGGAACTATGAACCTGTCAAACTTCATATCAAGAATAACCGGAATATCCGTTGCATCTGCATTTATGGGGTGGATGCTTCCCCTGAAATGATTCAACTGTATATTCTCGGCCAGCCAGTGACATGCATGCCGGTTCTTTTCGACACAAAAAACACGTACATCCCCTATAGCAGCAGGGATTGCAAACGGCCCCACACCACAGAAAGGAACCAGTACATCTTCCCCGGGAAGAACAAGGGATGTTACCCTGTGCCTTTCATAACCCAGCCGGGGATTAAAAAATACTTCCTAAAGATCCAAACGATAGCGGTGTTTGAATTCCCCGTGTGTAGTTACAGTACTGTCACCCAGCAAAATCTCAAAATCTGAAACACGATGATCGCCTTTGACCCGACTTACTTTATTAAGAACAGTCTGGATACTACTCCTCATGGATACAATTTTTGTTGCAATCATTTCAGAATAATTCCGCAGAGCAGGAGGAATACTGACAATTGCAATGTCACCGACAACATCGAATCGGTTAGGGACATATTCAATCAATTCTGCAGGCAGTTCCTTTTCCACGAGGTCTTTGAGACTGGTTTTACTCATGTTTTCACTTGTTGCTATTACACAATGATTACATATTTAAATCAATTAATCCAATATTGCCAGGAGGAGTGGATTTAATATGCCAGTTGCAAAATATAAAGGAGTCGTACTTGCAGATAGTAATGCTACCGAAAGAGTGGAAGGAAATCATTATTTCCCACCAGAATCGGCCAATATGGAATATTTCAGAGACAGCGATACAGTAACTGTCTGCCCCTGGAAAGGCAGAGCCAGTTATTATGATATCGTTCTTGAAAATAGCACACTGAAGGATGGTGCGTGGTATTATCCGCAACCAAAACCTGCAGCATCAAACATTAAAGGGTACCTGGCATTTGATACACGGGGTGGAGTGGAAATTACCGACTGATTCAAACACTTGCATCCCTGATCATTAAATTTTGACCTTAGATTGTTTAAAAGGATTTCAGGGACCGGACGTGCATGAATTCATAGAAGCCAAAGTCAGACAGCTCCCTGCCTACCCCGCTTTGCTTCATACCTCCAAAGGGCATGCATGCTTCCGGTTTGAAGAAACCGTTAATCCCTACAACTCCTGCCTGAATCCTTTTTCCGATTTGAAGCAGATGCTCTGAATCACCACCCCAGATACTCGCACCCAGTCCATAGGGAGTGGCGTTTGCAACCTTTATTGCTTCAGCTTCATCTTTCACGGAGACCAAGGGAGCAACGGGGCCGAACGTTTCCTGACGCATTACATCCATATTATCAGTTATTCCGGAAAGCACAACCGGAGAATAGAAAAATCCTGCACCTTCAACCCACCCGCCGTCAAGTTCAACCTTTGCACCTTTTTCAATGGAATCTGCCACCTGGGAACCCAATCTGTGCATTTCTTCTGCCCGTACAAGAGGACCAATGTCTGTGTCCTCTTCCAGCGGATCACCAACTTTCATACTACGTGTTTGATCAATGAAGTGTCTTTTAAATTCCTCCATTAATGGCTCTTCCACGATAAAACGCTTGGCAGCAATACAGGTTTGACCGGTATTGATAAATCTCGCAGCAACAGCCGCCTTTGCAGCTCTTTGTACGTCAGCTCCTTCAAGGACAACGAAAGGATCACTTCCTCCAAGTTCGAGCACGTATTTCTTCAGGGATGAAGCTGCCTCCACAGCCACCCGGCGCCCGGCTTCAGTTCCTCCCGTAAAGGACACAGCGGCAATTTCGTCAGATGAGATTAGGGAAGAAGCTGTCTTGCCATCAATCAGAAGAGTTTGAAATACACCTCCCGGCAATCCGGCCTGCTGCATTATTTCTTCGATTTTCAGGGCACATGCCGGTACACTGGATGAATGTTTGAGCAGGATGGTATTGCCACCAGCCAGGATATGGGAAGCCGCACTGAGCACCTGCCAGAAGGGAAAATTCCAGGGTTTTATGCACAGAACCGGACCCATCGGTTCAAAGAATACACTGGAATAGGTCGCATCGGTATCTTCCACACGTGGCTCCATAAGGGAAGGTGTCCTGTCAGCATAGTAATCAAATGTCAGGGCACATTTTTCGATCTCACCCAACGACTGTTTGATGGGTTTTCCCATCTCCCGGGTGATCAGTTCTGCACACTCCTGCTTGCGCTGGCGCAACACTTTCCCAACTTGCCGCAGATAATCACACCGCACATCGACATTAAGGAATTTCCAATCCAGAAATGCCTGATATGAGTTTTCAAGGATGTCCCTGACATCTTCCGACTTATGTATCGAAAAAGATTCCACCAGCTCCCCGGTTGATGGATTGATTGATTCCATGGATGACATGCAGGAAAGTATGTATTTGCAATATAAGGAATTTTGCCAGCCTTTAGTCCTTCCCGCTATTTATGTCACAATACCGTCTGCTAGCTTCCGAACCCAGACTGCGCCGGTAATCCGATCGTATCTGCTTTCTGGAAGTCCTGATCATCAATTCTTCCACTTCTTCATCAGAAAGGCATTCTTCGGCATCTTTGTTGTGATTTGGTACATCGGACATGATTGTTTGGATTTGGTCCTGTGAAATATTATAGTTTTTGGGGGACCCCAAAGAAAATATTAAAACTATATCCGGATTACAATACCTATAAATCCTTCCACAACACATCCAAATAGCTATGCAGCAGTTACTCGACACGGCTGAAAAGATAAGGACAATGGAGATTCGCGGGGCAGGCAGGATTGCCGCTGCAGCTGCCCGGGCATTGCGGGATTATGTGGAAATGCTGGAAACCTCGTCCTTTGAAGAATTTGTAGCAAAAGTAGAAAAAGCCAAATCCATTCTTATTGAAACCCGACCCACAGCTGTCTCCCTGCCCAATGCGGTAATGCTGGCGGGCAGTTATGATGCAGAAACTGTGGAAGAAGCGCGTAGCCAGATCCTGGATAACGCCACAGAATTTATCCGAAATGCCGACACAGCCCTTGATAACATAGGGGAGATCGGTGCAAAACGCCTCCGTGACGGGGATACCGTCATGACCCACTGTAATTCCCACGCAGCTCTTGCAATTATAAAAACCGCACACAAGCAGGGCAAGAGAATAAAAGTTTATGCAACCGAGTCCCGCCCTCGCAGACAGGGGTTCATCACAATAAAAGAACTCAGTGACGCCGGAATTGACACAACCCTGATTGTAGACTCCGCAGTGCGATATACAATGAAAAATGTGGACACTGTCATAGTGGGTGCAGATTCAATAACCGTAAATGGTGCTCTTGTCAACAAGATCGGGACATCCCAGCTGGCCCTGGCAGCCCACGAAGCCCGTGTCAATTTCATATCCGCAGCCGAGACCTACAAATTCAGCCCTTCTACCCTTTTTGGCGACCTGGTGGAAATCGAAGAACGTGACCCTGAAGAAGTTATTCCCAGCGATAAACTTGGTGATATACCAGGTGTAAAAATAAGCAACCCTGCATTTGATGTCACACCATCAGAATACATTGACCTGATCGTGACCGAAGCGGGAGCATTCCCCCCACAGATGGCTTATGTGATAATAAAAGAACATCTGGGCTGGGAACTTAAAAAAATGGGATAAATCAATCCCGTTTTCCCACAGCCGCCAGGTACACCACGAAATGTTTGTCCCCGTCAAGGCCAAGCAGGGAATTCAGTTCATCATCCTTAAAAGCTGCAACAGCACAAACACCGCAATTTACCGCCTGTGATGCAAGATAGAGATTCTGACAGACGTGTCCGGCATCCAGATGCAAATAACGATAACCCCGCTCACCATATCGCCAGGCCATTCTTTCAGAAACAGCA from Methanohalophilus halophilus includes these protein-coding regions:
- a CDS encoding DUF427 domain-containing protein gives rise to the protein MPVAKYKGVVLADSNATERVEGNHYFPPESANMEYFRDSDTVTVCPWKGRASYYDIVLENSTLKDGAWYYPQPKPAASNIKGYLAFDTRGGVEITD
- a CDS encoding ribose 1,5-bisphosphate isomerase; its protein translation is MQQLLDTAEKIRTMEIRGAGRIAAAAARALRDYVEMLETSSFEEFVAKVEKAKSILIETRPTAVSLPNAVMLAGSYDAETVEEARSQILDNATEFIRNADTALDNIGEIGAKRLRDGDTVMTHCNSHAALAIIKTAHKQGKRIKVYATESRPRRQGFITIKELSDAGIDTTLIVDSAVRYTMKNVDTVIVGADSITVNGALVNKIGTSQLALAAHEARVNFISAAETYKFSPSTLFGDLVEIEERDPEEVIPSDKLGDIPGVKISNPAFDVTPSEYIDLIVTEAGAFPPQMAYVIIKEHLGWELKKMG
- a CDS encoding aldehyde dehydrogenase family protein, coding for MSSMESINPSTGELVESFSIHKSEDVRDILENSYQAFLDWKFLNVDVRCDYLRQVGKVLRQRKQECAELITREMGKPIKQSLGEIEKCALTFDYYADRTPSLMEPRVEDTDATYSSVFFEPMGPVLCIKPWNFPFWQVLSAASHILAGGNTILLKHSSSVPACALKIEEIMQQAGLPGGVFQTLLIDGKTASSLISSDEIAAVSFTGGTEAGRRVAVEAASSLKKYVLELGGSDPFVVLEGADVQRAAKAAVAARFINTGQTCIAAKRFIVEEPLMEEFKRHFIDQTRSMKVGDPLEEDTDIGPLVRAEEMHRLGSQVADSIEKGAKVELDGGWVEGAGFFYSPVVLSGITDNMDVMRQETFGPVAPLVSVKDEAEAIKVANATPYGLGASIWGGDSEHLLQIGKRIQAGVVGINGFFKPEACMPFGGMKQSGVGRELSDFGFYEFMHVRSLKSF
- a CDS encoding class I SAM-dependent methyltransferase family protein; amino-acid sequence: MSKTSLKDLVEKELPAELIEYVPNRFDVVGDIAIVSIPPALRNYSEMIATKIVSMRSSIQTVLNKVSRVKGDHRVSDFEILLGDSTVTTHGEFKHRYRLDL